From the Triticum dicoccoides isolate Atlit2015 ecotype Zavitan unplaced genomic scaffold, WEW_v2.0 scaffold61505, whole genome shotgun sequence genome, one window contains:
- the LOC119347251 gene encoding endonuclease 1, translating to MASSGAFMVAAVLGLVLASAPAARAWSTEGHMLTCQIAQDLLEPAAAQAVKNLLPEEAGGDLSAMCVWPDQVRHWYKYRWTSPLHFIDTPDKACTFDYARDCHDPSGAKDMCVAGAVANFTSQLMHYKQGSADRKYNLTEALLFLSHFMGDIHQPMHVGFTSDMGGNSVNLRWFKHKSNLHHVWDREIILTVLAERYAKDMAAFRKDLQHNITKGSWSDESSWKDCADLMSCPTKYATESIGLACKWGYDGVHDGDTLSEDYFGSRLPIVTRRIAQGGVRLAMFLNRAFGDHKAHGRDVAAPANLVVAHDDEL from the exons ATGGCGTCCTCAGGAGCGTTCATGGTAGCGGCGGTGCTCGGGCTGGTGCTCGCGTCGGCGCCAGCGGCGCGGGCGTGGAGCACCGAGGGACACATGCTCACATGCCAGATCGCACAG GATCTGCTGGAGCCTGCGGCGGCGCAGGCGGTGAAGAACCTTCTGCCGGAGGAGGCGGGCGGCGACCTGTCGGCGATGTGCGTGTGGCCGGACCAGGTGAGGCACTGGTACAAGTACCGCTGGACCAGCCCGCTGCACTTCATCGACACCCCCGACAAGGCCTGCACCTTCGACTACGCCC GGGACTGCCATGACCCCAGCGGCGCCAAGGACATGTGTGTGGCCGGCGCCGTCGCCAACTTCACGTCCCAGCTCATGCACTACAAGCAGGGCAGCGCCGATCGCAAGT ATAACCTGACGGAAGCCCTGCTGTTCCTGTCACACTTCATGGGAGATATTCACCAG CCGATGCATGTGGGGTTCACGAGCGACATGGGGGGCAACTCGGTGAACCTACGCTGGTTCAAGCACAAGTCCAACCTCCATCAT GTATGGGACAGGGAGATAATACTCACGGTGCTCGCCGAGCGCTACGCCAAGGACATGGCCGCCTTCCGCAAGGACCTCCAGCACAACATCACCAAG GGCTCATGGTCCGACGAGTCTTCATGGAAAGATTGCGCGGACCTCATGTCCTGCCCAACCAAGTATGCCACGGAGAGCATAGGCCTGGCGTGCAAGTGGGGCTACGACGGCGTCCACGACGGAGACACACTGTCCG AGGACTACTTCGGCTCGAGGCTCCCGATCGTGACGCGGCGGATCGCGCAGGGCGGAGTGAGGCTGGCCATGTTCCTCAACCGGGCCTTCGGAGACCACAAGGCCCACGGCCGCGACGTCGCTGCGCCGGCGAACTTGGTCGTGGCTCATGACGATGAGCTCTAG
- the LOC119347246 gene encoding uncharacterized protein YnbB-like: MSTAAATAALTSSNFARRPRAPRGGRRTVRPRGCAFHPEVARAVESLQAEFREVDRALALNSSRVSAAFRAARVAPHHFGGSTGYGHDDAGGREALDSIFAHVVGAEAAIVRPQFFSGTHAIACALFALLRPGHELLAVAGPPYDTLEEVIGIRGSANVGSLKDFGVTYRQVPLAADGGLDWDALANAVRPETGCALIQRSCGYSWRKSLGVADIRKAIDLIKLQNPNCKVMVDNCYGEFVETSEPPMVGADLIAGSLIKNPGGTITPCGGYVAGKKDLVAAAAARLSAPGLGVEFGSAPGHVMRAMFQGLFLAPQMVGEAVKGGLLIAEVMSAKGYRVQPLPRAPRHDIVQAVELGNRERLVAFCEVVQQTCPVGSFIKPTAGETPGYASEVIFADGTFMDGSTSELSCDGPLRDPYAVFCQGGTHWTQWALVLGEVLKVI, from the exons ATGTCGACGGCTgcagccaccgccgcactgacctcCTCCAACTTCGCGCGGCGGCCTCGCGCCCCGCGGGGCGGCAGGCGGACGGTGCGGCCGCGCGGGTGCGCGTTCCACCCGGAGGTGGCCCGGGCGGTGGAGTCGCTGCAGGCGGAGTTCCGGGAGGTGGACCGCGCCCTCGCCCTCAACTCCTCCCGCGTCTCCGCCGCCTTCCGCGCCGCCCGTGTCGCCCCCCAC CACTTCGGTGGGTCGACGGGGTACGGCCACGACGACGCCGGCGGCCGGGAGGCGCTCGACTCCATCTTCGCCCACGTCGTCGGCGCCGAGGCCGCCATTGTGCGACCACAG TTCTTCTCCGGCACGCACGCAATCGCCTGCGCTCTGTTCGCGCTCCTGCGGCCTGGACACGAG CTCTTGGCGGTCGCCGGGCCTCCCTACGACACCTTGGAGGAGGTCATTGGGATCAGGGGTTCGGCCAATGTAGGATCGCTCAAGGACTTTGGAGTGACCTACCGACAAGTTCCG CTTGCTGCAGATGGAGGCCTTGACTGGGATGCGCTTGCAAATGCCGTCAGACCGGAGACCGGGTGCGCGCTCATACAGAGGTCCTGCGGCTATTCATGGCGCAAGAGCCTAGGCGTAGCTGATATTCGTAAAGCCATCGATTTGATCAAG CTGCAAAATCCAAATTGCAAGGTCATGGTTGACAACTGCTACGGCGAATTCGTTGAGACATCAGAGCCTCCAATGGTG GGAGCAGATCTTATTGCTGGTAGCTTGATCAAAAACCCTGGTGGTACCATCACGCCTTGTGGTGGCTATGTTGCTGGGAAGAAAGATTTGGTTGCAGCAGCTGCAGCTCGCCTATCCGCGCCTGGCCTTGGGGTGGAGTTTGGGTCAGCACCTGGCCATGTCATGCGAGCAATGTTTCAGGGCTTGTTTCTTGCTCCACAAATGGTTGGAGAGGCAGTAAAA GGGGGTTTGCTAATTGCCGAGGTCATGTCAGCCAAGGGCTATAGAGTTCAGCCACTTCCAAGGGCACCACGCCATGATATTGTACAG GCAGTAGAGCTTGGCAACAGGGAGAGACTCGTAGCATTCTGTGAAGTTGTTCAACAAACTTGCCCAGTAGGATCCTTTATTAAGCCAACTGCTGGGGAAACTCCGGGTTATGCTTCAGAG GTTATTTTTGCTGACGGGACATTCATGGATGGAAGCACAAGTGAGCTATCATGTGACGGCCCCTTAAGAGATCCATACGCTGTATTCTGTCAA GGAGGAACGCATTGGACACAGTGGGCTCTTGTCCTCGGTGAAGTTCTCAAGGTCATATAG
- the LOC119347248 gene encoding disease resistance protein RGA2-like produces the protein MESHNLLRASLDASSWIFYCFYIVYVLELSKIEIMDLADIKRPTKSSSRFANALPPPKLPLTESRSTPLSAMEMKMAVSAANWLVGKVLSKLSDGLVSTYMASSELGRNFLNAKNQLQYTQGLLSASVGRDVGDDPGLRGLLGMLSKKADEAEDVLDELHYFIIQDEIDGTKEAAAEVGGGIKGHSVHGRHVARYTLGNCLPCFSSPRTQGDEPPAVAAAAAAVATSNDDGDVDIKLPFNRVALSKKIKSVIEEMNSIRLLVSDLLKTANHNSTPLSTHVTIERPPTGSIVPQDRKLYGRSDIFEQTVNALTSGTYHDKTLSVLPFVGPGGIGKTTFTQHLYNDEKIKGHFPVRVWVCVSTNFDVIRLTREILGCISGTNANTYETQNLDQLQRAIAEKLDSKRFLIILDDVWTCKSERDWENLLAPFTTGGTKGSMVLVTTRLPSVAHMVKTTDPVQLRGLEPDDFFAMFEACIFGHNKPRVYEDDLVNVARDIAKKLKGSPLAANTVGRLLKKNISWEYWMGILEKNEWQSAKNDDDILPSLQISYNYLPFHLQKCFFYCALFPEDYKFYDLEKITNFWIAMGIVDSYNQNDKNYLDELVENGFLIKDSDWNGEYYVMHDLLHELSRNVSSQECVNISSLSFRANDIPQSIRHLSITVEDKYDESFGQELCELKSVIDIGNLRTLMIFGLHNSEKEFHSSIPEVGKMKWLQELREFHVKKESVGFELSQLGELTELGQLGKCNLETVASKQEANDAKLKDKRNLKELELVWGAGQQITDGDVIEGLQPPPNLRGLGIINYGFTTGPSWLCSDISIKRLGSLHLKGISWDSLPPFEQLPHLTNIELVNIAGMRMFGPGFGGLTETSFMHLKTIEIWDMLELEEWVEGPNSPLFPRLESIVCEDCPLLSSFSFLECCTNLCQLFIEDCPELSQLPALPHTSTLTGFSVYKGFSRRLTYDGKCLSADGYMGALAFQNMDKVEDIVISESPHVSLSVSDLQKMNSLRRLVATGCGSMFSAEWFNPVVLEDLAAHDKSFDEKNISVAAGLIPEVAMSKSLHPSTFQLEQMEVENIPAVLIAPICRRLAATLHKLKFCGDLVTETITEEQEQALNLLTSLRILEFTRCKLRSLPRLYGFSSLYKFSIARCDEIQSLPSKEDLPASLLALNVSGCSREIKEQAKKLKEANPCLFVRQVGYLY, from the exons ATGGAGTCACATAATTTACTCCGCGCTTCATTGGATGCTTCCTCTTGGATCTTTTACTGTTTTTATATTGTATATGTATTGGAGCTTTCCAAGATTGAGATAATGGATCTTGCAGACATAAAACGACCCACCAAGTCTTCTTCCAGATTTGCAAACGCTCTACCACCACCAAAGCTCCCTCTGACCGAAAGCCGGAGCACCCCGCTGAGCGCCATGGAGATGAAGATGGCCGTCAGCGCGGCCAACTGGCTCGTCGGCAAGGTGCTCAGCAAGCTGTCCGACGGGCTGGTGTCCACCTACATGGCCAGCTCCGAGCTCGGCCGCAATTTCCTGAACGCCAAGAACCAGCTCCAGTACACACAGGGGCTGCTGTCCGCATCCGTGGGCAGGGACGTGGGCGATGATCCTGGCCTGCGCGGTCTGCTGGGGATGCTGAGCAAGAAGGCCGACGAGGCCGAGGACGTGCTCGATGAGCTCCACTACTTCATCATCCAG GACGAGATCGATGGCACCAAGGAGGCTGCTGCGGAGGTGGGCGGCGGTATCAAGGGTCACTCCGTCCATGGACGCCATGTTGCTCGCTACACCCTCGGTAACTGCCTCCCGTGCTTttcatctccgcgcactcaaggtgatgagcctcctgCAGTtgctgctgctgcagctgctgtTGCTACCAGTAATGATGATGGCGACGTTGATATTAAGTTGCCATTCAACAGAGTAGCCTTGTCCAAGAAAATCAAATCCGTAATAGAGGAGATGAACTCCATACGCCTGCTAGTCTCTGACCTGCTCAAAACTGCAAACCACAACAGCACTCCATTAAGCACACATGTCACCATTGAAAGGCCTCCCACTGGTTCAATAGTTCCACAAGATAGAAAGTTGTATGGAAGGAGTGACATTTTTGAGCAAACTGTAAATGCGCTCACCAGTGGCACATACCATGATAAAACCCTCTCTGTCCTGCCTTTCGTTGGCCCCGGGGGCATTGGAAAAACGACCTTCACACAGCACCTGTATAATGATGAAAAGATCAAGGGGCACTTCCCTGTCAGGGTCTGGGTATGTGTCTCAACAAATTTTGACGTGATTAGGCTCACCCGGGAGATACTTGGCTGCATATCTGGAACTAATGCCAACACATATGAAACACAAAACTTAGACCAACTTCAAAGGGCCATTGCAGAGAAACTGGACTCCAAGAGGTTCTTGATTATCTTGGATGATGTCTGGACATGCAAGAGTGAGCGCGATTGGGAAAACCTATTAGCCCCATTCACAACAGGGGGAACCAAGGGCAGCATGGTTCTTGTCACAACTCGATTGCCATCTGTAGCACACATGGTCAAAACAACTGATCCAGTACAATTGCGTGGTTTAGAACCTGATGACTTCTTTGCAATGTTTGAAGCATGTATATTTGGTCATAACAAACCCAGGGTTTATGAAGATGACTTAGTTAACGTTGCAAGAGATATTGCAAAGAAACTAAAGGGTTCGCCACTTGCAGCAAATACAGTTGGTCGGCTGTTGAAGAAAAACATCTCTTGGGAATATTGGATGGGAATTCTTGAAAAGAATGAATGGCAAAGTGCAAAAAATGATGATGATATTTTGCCATCTCTCCAAATCAGCTATAATTACCTTCCTTTCCATCTGCAGAAATGTTTTTTCTATTGTGCCCTCTTCCCAGAAGATTACAAGTTTTATGATTTAGAAAAGATTACTAATTTCTGGATCGCAATGGGTATTGTAGATTCGTATAACCAAAATGACAAGAATTACTTAGACGAACTAGTGGAAAATGGTTTTCTCATAAAAGATAGTGATTGGAATGGTGAATACTATGTGATGCATGATTTATTGCATGAACTGTCTCGGAATGTTTCATCACAAGAGTGTGTGAATATAAGTAGTTTAAGTTTTAGAGCCAAcgacatcccacaatcaattcggcACTTATCAATCACTGTAGAAGATAAATATGATGAAAGTTTTGGTCAAGAATTATGTGAACTGAAGAGTGTAATAGACATTGGAAATTTGCGTACTTTGATGATTTTTGGATTACATAATTCAGAA AAAGAATTCCATTCCAGTATTCCTGAGGTCGGAAAGATGAAGTGGTTACAGGAGCTAAGAGAATTTCATGTTAAGAAGGAAAGTGTTGGATTTGAACTGAGCCAGCTGGGGGAATTGACAGAGCTTGGGCAGCTTGGTAAATGTAATCTTGAAACCGTGGCATCCAAACAGGAAGCTAATGATGCTAAACTGAAGGATAAAAGAAATCTGAAAGAATTGGAATTAGTTTGGGGTGCAGGGCAACAGATTACAGATGGTGATGTTATTGAGGGTCTTCAACCGCCCCCTAATCTTAGGGGGCTTGGCATTATAAATTATGGTTTTACCACTGGTCCTAGCTGGTTGTGCAGTGACATAAGCATAAAGAGGCTGGGGTCTCTACATCTGAAGGGTATATCGTGGGACAGTCTTCCACCTTTTGAGCAGTTACCACACCTCACCAACATCGAACTGGTGAATATTGCTGGGATGCGTATGTTTGGGCCTGGATTTGGTGGTCTTACAGAGACAAGTTTTATGCACTTGAAGACAATAGAGATCTGGGATATGCTAGAACTTGAGGAATGGGTCGAGGGACCCAATAGCCCTTTGTTTCCAAGGCTTGAATCCATTGTATGTGAAGATTGCCCCCTTCTGTCCTCGTTTTCCTTCTTGGAGTGTTGTACCAACCTTTGTCAACTTTTTATTGAGGATTGCCCAGAGTTGTCTCAGCTGCCCGCTTTGCCTCATACTTCTACACTAACAGGGTTTTCTGTGTACAAAGGGTTTTCCAGAAGATTGACATATGATGGAAAGTGTCTGTCTGCTGATGGGTATATGGGTGCTTTGGCCTTCCAAAATATGGATAAAGTAGAGGATATAGTAATTTCTGAGTCACCTCACGTCTCATTGTCAGTATCAGACCTCCAAAAGATGAACTCCCTGAGAAGACTAGTCGCCACAGGTTGCGGCAGCATGTTCTCTGCAGAATGGTTCAATCCAGTCGTCCTCGAGGATTTGGCAGCCCATGACAAGTCTTTTGACGAAAAAAATATCTCTGTAGCAGCAGGTCTGATCCCAGAGGTGGCAATGAGCAAATCACTGCATCCAAGTACATTCCAACTGGAACAAATGGAGGTGGAAAACATCCCGGCAGTGCTTATTGCTCCCATTTGCAGACGCCTTGCCGCTACCCTTCACAAATTAAAGTTCTGTGGTGATCTGGTGACTGAAACCATCACGGAAGAGCAAGAGCAAGCGCTTAATCTTCTCACCTCCCTCCGAATTCTAGAATTTACAAGATGCAAACTGCGGTCTCTCCCTCGGCTATATGGCTTTTCTTCTCTCTACAAATTTTCGATCGCACGCTGTGATGAAATCCAGTCACTACCGTCCAAGGAGGACCTCCCGGCTTCACTGCTGGCACTAAACGTAAGTGGCTGCAGTCGTGAGATAAAAGAGCAAGCCAAGAAACTTAAAGAAGCAAACCCTTGTTTATTTGTTCGTCAG GTCGGTTACTTGTACTAA